In Corylus avellana chromosome ca2, CavTom2PMs-1.0, the following proteins share a genomic window:
- the LOC132169876 gene encoding uncharacterized protein LOC132169876, with protein sequence MADELEDLCGRISLTDGEKIGIQVEEGEIAAEREAGGKCLIGKVWTEKSINKEAFRSVLSTVWRTAGGVKFKELRETIWLFEFTDEGDKRRVLEGRPWSFDGQILVLNEFDGSTPPSQLEFNQSPFWIQVHDMPLLCMNKSIGTKIGSSLGKLEDVDVAGDGMGWGSCLRLRVTIDITKPLDRGRALRLNGKSNWVEFKYEKLPMFCLRCGRIVHGPRGCPVPPPANRSAAKESNKWGVGLRAVDQRRRGSRGRYPFREKPDRNPPSESDETDGGRNPGERYPNMETSGFSGNLTKGINSKEPAGSGDDGICNTGKEGGNDIRKDSMASELHGISAINTLENQAASGTLETSGPGSSLGLGGQGQMGPNNALVGGDTEGQEVTSMEILLSGTAEYRGAEGKNEPTVFRPALKTWKRMARSIANNPATVQVTSKTKRDRSNSMDVLNSDSRRMEKRSKKVNVPQSTSMVSLAEAVPQPRQEP encoded by the coding sequence ATGGCAGATGAATTGGAAGATCTGTGTGGAAGGATTTCTCTTACTGATGGAGAGAAAATTGGAATACAGGTGGAGGAGGGAGAGATAGCAGCGGAAAGGGAAGCGGGAGGTAAATGCCTGATTGGTAAGGTGTGGACAGAAAAGAGTATTAATAAGGAGGCATTCCGATCAGTACTCTCAACCGTTTGGCGTACTGCAGGAGGTGTAAAGTTCAAAGAATTGCGAGAGACTATATGGTTGTTCGAGTTCACGGATGAAGGTGATAAACGGAGGGTGTTGGAAGGACGGCCATGGTCGTTTGACGGgcagattttagttttgaatgaGTTTGATGGCAGCACTCCACCATCTCAATTGGAGTTCAACCAATCTCCATTTTGGATTCAAGTACATGATATGCCTCTTCTCTGTATGAACAAGAGTATAGGCACTAAGATAGGGAGTTCTCTGGGAAAACTTGAGGATGTTGATGTAGCAGGTGATGGAATGGGGTGGGGAAGCTGTTTGAGATTACGGGTAACCATTGACATTACAAAGCCCCTTGATCGTGGTAGAGCTCTCAGGCTGAATGGGAAATCAAACTGGGTAGAATTCAAATATGAGAAACTGCCCATGTTTTGTCTCCGGTGTGGGCGGATAGTTCATGGCCCGAGAGGATGCCCAGTCCCTCCTCCGGCCAATCGTAGTGCGGCAAAGGAGTCCAACAAATGGGGGGTAGGACTTAGAGCCGTGGACCAGCGTAGACGAGGATCAAGAGGAAGATACCCGTTCAGGGAGAAGCCGGACAGAAACCCTCCATCGGAGTCTGACGAAACGGATGGCGGCAGAAACCCAGGGGAGCGCTATCCTAATATGGAAACTTCTGGATTTTCCGGAAACCTTACTAAGGGTATTAATTCAAAGGAGCCAGCTGGGAGCGGAGATGACGGGATATGCAACACAGGAAAGGAAGGCGGCAACGATATAAGGAAAGACTCGATGGCCTCTGAATTGCATGGAATATCTGCAATAAATACTCTAGAAAACCAAGCGGCTAGTGGGACACTGGAAACTTCTGGACCGGGTTCAAGTCTGGGCCTAGGGGGCCAGGGACAGATGGGCCCAAACAATGCATTAGTGGGTGGAGACACGGAAGGTCAGGAAGTCACCAGCATGGAGATTCTACTGTCAGGGACTGCTGAATATAGAGGGGCAGAAGGGAAAAACGAGCCCACTGTTTTCAGGCCTGCACTGAAGACTTGGAAACGGATGGCCAGAAGTATAGCTAATAACCCGGCAACAGTTCAGGTCACCAGTAAGACAAAAAGGGATAGGAGTAATTCCATGGATGTGCTAAATTCAGATTCAAGGAGAATGGAGAAACGAAGCAAGAAAGTAAATGTGCCCCAGAGCACGAGCATGGTTTCATTGGCGGAGGCTGTTCCACAGCCCCGCCAGGAGCCATGA